TCCATTCTCGAATACATCCACCTGCTGGACGCTCTGACCGGTTTTTTCCGCCTGGCACAACGTCACGGCAAACTTGTCAGTTCCCTGCACAATGCCGCCAAGGATGAGTTGCGCAAACGCTGTGAAGAAAACCGCCAGCGTTATTTTCAGCGCATCGTCAAGGCGTTTGACCTCTACAGCGCCAAAGGACTGAATCGCAACGCTGCCCCGAAGGTGATCCCGAGACTCCGTTCAACCTCTCGGACTCCCAGACCTTCTTCAACAACCATGCGAACGGCTTCGCGTTTGAAATCTGGATCGTAACGCCGATTGCTCATAAACACACCTCCTGTTCCCGTTAGGGTAATTGGTGTGTCCGTTAAAGTGAAGATAGCTCAGAAAGCGATGTAAGTAGCTGACAATACACAGAAAAACAAAATCCATCCAACAACCGGACGCGGTTAGTAGACGGGTTTGTCTTTTCTAAATGGTGGAGGTGGCGGGAATCGAACCCGCGTCCTATGGTATTTTGTGCAGTAAAATCAAATACTTGGAAAAAGGCTGCACGTGAGTTGCACGGACAGCGGCAGATCAACAAATAAAGTGTTTCGCGGAGTCCCCTGCGGCGTTTATGGGAATCGATAAACAAAAATCCCGCCGTCCTCCAGCGGGGTTTGGTTGCTGAATTGAGAAAGACAAAAAAAGACAAAGAGAGAAGGTAACCGGGCGGGCAGGAAGGTGGGCAAGAGTTTTCCAAGGGGCTGGGTGTCAGTCGCCAACATGTCTACAATTTGATTGACCAGGAACCGGGAGATGGAGGAATCAGCGCCTACCGCTTTGGCCAGCTGAAAGCGCTACGCATACCACGGCAAGAGCTGGAGCGATGGGTGCATGGTGGATGCTGGGGCATAACGCCTTAAACAGGAGGGAAAAAAGAGGTATCGGCCCTAAGAAAATGCG
Above is a genomic segment from Desulfuromonas thiophila containing:
- a CDS encoding transposase, coding for MSNRRYDPDFKREAVRMVVEEGLGVREVERSLGITFGAALRFSPLAL